In Labrus bergylta chromosome 1, fLabBer1.1, whole genome shotgun sequence, one genomic interval encodes:
- the LOC110006066 gene encoding lysozyme g-like, whose translation MGYGDIMRVQTSGASQQTANQDNLRYSGVRASHTMAQTDAGRMEEFRSKINRVGAQKGIPPALIAAIISRESRAGNAIKNTGGWGDHGNGWGLMQVDVNPNGGGHTPEGAWDSEEHLRQATGILVHFIGRISTKFPNWSPEQKLKGGIAAYNMGDGNVHSYENVDDHTTGRDYSNDVAARAQWYRNHGGF comes from the exons GTTACGGAGACATCATGAGAGTTCAAACTAGCGGTGCATCACAGCAAACGGCTAATCAGGACAATCTGCGATACTCAG gtGTGAGAGCATCACACACCATGGCCCAGACTGATGCAGGCAGAATGGAAGAGTTCAGGTCTAAAATCAACAGAGTGGGGGCTCAGAAGGGAATTCCTCCAGCTCTGATTGCTGCCATCATCTCCAGAGAGTCTCGGGCTGGAAACGCAATAAAGAACACTGGAGGCTGGGGGGACCATGGCAACGGCTGGGGACTGATGCAG GTGGATGTGAATCCAAACGGAGGTGGGCACACTCCAGAGGGCGCTTGGGACAGCGAGGAACACCTCAGACAAGCCACGGGCATCTTGGTTCATTTCATCGGACGGATCAGTACCAAATTTCCTAATTGGAGCCCAGAGCAGAAGCTGAAAG GTGGGATTGCAGCCTACAACATGGGCGATGGAAACGTCCATTCTTATGAAAACGTTGATGACCACACAACCGGTAGAGACTACTCCAATGATGTTGCTGCCAGAGCCCAGTGGTACAGGAACCATGGTGGCTTTTAA
- the LOC110006064 gene encoding lysozyme g isoform X1, with product MGGNSSSSSEEEDDDGYGNIMDVRATGASKETARQDRLLYSGEEASHKMAEYDLDRMKQYKSKIKSAADKYDIDPALIAAIISRESRAGNTIKSTGGWGDYDQSRRAYNAFGLMQVDVNPKGGGHKPRGAWDSKEHLCQATGILVDFIEKIRDKFPDWSKERQLKGAIAAYNCGDRKVDSYREVDKNTTGKDYSNDVVERAKWWRWRIISSSCHVGNPVSA from the exons ATGGGAGGAAACT CGTCCTCAAGCagtgaagaggaagatgatgacGGATATGGAAACATTATGGACGTTAGAGCTACTGGAGCTTCAAAGGAAACGGCTCGGCAGGACAGGTTGCTATACTCTG GTGAGGAGGCGTCACACAAAATGGCAGAGTATGATTTGGACAGAATGAAACAATACAAGTCTAAAATCAAGAGTGCGGCAGATAAATATGACATCGATCCAGCTCTTATTGCTGCCATCATCTCCAGAGAGTCTCGGGCTGGAAATACAATCAAGAGTACTGGAGGCTGGGGGGACTATGACCAGAGCCGAAGAGCGTACAACGCCTTCGGACTGATGCAG GTTGATGTCAATCCAAAGGGAGGTGGGCACAAGCCAAGGGGTGCATGGGACAGCAAGGAACACCTCTGCCAAGCCACGGGGATCTTGGTTGATTTTATTGAAAAGATCCGGGACAAATTTCCCGACTGGAGCAAGGAGAGGCAGCTCAAAG GAGCAATTGCAGCCTACAATTGTGGGGATCGGAAAGTCGATAGCTACCGGGAAGtggataaaaacacaacaggcaAAGACTACTCCAATGACGTTGTGGAAAGAGCAAAATG gtggCGCTGGaggatcatcagcagcagctgccatgttggaaatcctgtctcagcctaa
- the LOC110006064 gene encoding lysozyme g isoform X2 translates to MGGNSSSSSEEEDDDGYGNIMDVRATGASKETARQDRLLYSGEEASHKMAEYDLDRMKQYKSKIKSAADKYDIDPALIAAIISRESRAGNTIKSTGGWGDYDQSRRAYNAFGLMQVDVNPKGGGHKPRGAWDSKEHLCQATGILVDFIEKIRDKFPDWSKERQLKGAIAAYNCGDRKVDSYREVDKNTTGKDYSNDVVERAKWYKRNADF, encoded by the exons ATGGGAGGAAACT CGTCCTCAAGCagtgaagaggaagatgatgacGGATATGGAAACATTATGGACGTTAGAGCTACTGGAGCTTCAAAGGAAACGGCTCGGCAGGACAGGTTGCTATACTCTG GTGAGGAGGCGTCACACAAAATGGCAGAGTATGATTTGGACAGAATGAAACAATACAAGTCTAAAATCAAGAGTGCGGCAGATAAATATGACATCGATCCAGCTCTTATTGCTGCCATCATCTCCAGAGAGTCTCGGGCTGGAAATACAATCAAGAGTACTGGAGGCTGGGGGGACTATGACCAGAGCCGAAGAGCGTACAACGCCTTCGGACTGATGCAG GTTGATGTCAATCCAAAGGGAGGTGGGCACAAGCCAAGGGGTGCATGGGACAGCAAGGAACACCTCTGCCAAGCCACGGGGATCTTGGTTGATTTTATTGAAAAGATCCGGGACAAATTTCCCGACTGGAGCAAGGAGAGGCAGCTCAAAG GAGCAATTGCAGCCTACAATTGTGGGGATCGGAAAGTCGATAGCTACCGGGAAGtggataaaaacacaacaggcaAAGACTACTCCAATGACGTTGTGGAAAGAGCAAAATGGTACAAAAGAAATGCAGACTTTTGA
- the LOC110006067 gene encoding N-acetylmuramoyl-L-alanine amidase → MSSSGLSCFVWALSFIVFTAHGRPAGLHLRNMDSFIKAVQQVEDSNPDLPPLALVRALRRTAGNDDMMTVHFLGSSYNLSDAEVLETAILNASSFSFFDKAIHHIVTDQGEERGVVLAKDGTTVALAPLLLGIESGLKVKMEGAPPVGIFPLTLGRTLGLSFFSLQDFPPSTRMGPNGCWDDVDRPRMFKLSRPATLATDAVISGGMDGAILGTDISTLPASEQPRPLSEILKGYYSFSLSGEQGLDAVTGHVSPKRREISRSILEPLDLYSQVMETLALVWKLEKTEWIAMDTGVGKAVKDGLKAFVHKYWDCPQIIPRCQWGAKDYRGTPVPLSLPLQFLYVHHTYEPSSPCLSFPNCSRGMRSMQRYHQEDRGWNDVGYSFVVGSDGYVYEGRGWNHLGTHTRGRNSKGYGVSVIGDYTSSLPSRHAMDLLRHRLIRCAVDGGKLEANFTIHGHRQVVNYTTCPGDAFFSEIRSWEHFRE, encoded by the exons ATGTCTTCATCTGgactgtcatgttttgtttgggCTCTATCCTTTATCGTATTCACCGCTCATGGCAGGCCGGCAG GGCTCCATCTGCGTAACATGGACAGCTTCATCAAAGCTGTTCAGCAGGTCGAAGACTCAAACCCCGATTTGCCCCCTCTGGCTCTGGTCAGGGCCCTGCGGAGGACAGCAGGAAATGACGACATGATGACCGTCCATTTTTTGGGTTCCTCCTATAATCTGAGCGATGCTGAGGTGCTAGAGACAGCCATTCTCAACGCCTCGTCCTTTAGCTTCTTCGACAAGGCCATCCACCACATTGTGACAGACCAAGGAGAGGAACGAGGGGTGGTGCTCGCTAAAGACGGCACCACAGTAGCCCTCGCACCTTTACTTCTAGGGATCGAATCAGGATTAAAAGTCAAGATGGAAGGGGCACCACCTGTCGGGATCTTCCCTCTCACTTTAGGCCGGACGCTGGGTCTGTCCTTCTTCAGCCTCCAGGACTTCCCGCCATCCACTCGCATGGGGCCTAATGGGTGCTGGGACGACGTGGACCGCCCTAGGATGTTCAAGCTCTCTCGTCCAGCCACTCTGGCCACCGATGCTGTTATCAGCGGGGGCATGGATGGAGCCATTCTGGGCACGGACATTAGCACCTTACCTGCGTCTGAACAGCCGCGGCCCCTCAGTGAGATCTTAAAAGGATACTACAGCTTCAGCCTGAGCGGAGAGCAGGGTCTCGATGCGGTGACCGGCCATGTCAGCCCGAAGAGAAGGGAGATTTCTAGATCAATTCTAGAGCCGCTGGATCTTTACAGCCAGGTGATGGAGACGCTGGCTTTAGTCTGGAAGTTGGAAAAGACCGAGTGGATTGCGATGGACACTGGGGTCGGGAAGGCAGTGAAGGATGGTTTGAAGGCGTTTGTGCACAAATACTGGG ACTGCCCTCAAATAATCCCTCGTTGTCAGTGGGGTGCAAAAGACTACCGGGGAACACctgtccctctgtctctgcCCCTCCAGTTTCTCTATGTTCACCACACCTACGAGCCGTCCTCGCCCTGTCTCTCCTTCCCAAACTGCTCTCGTGGCATGAGATCAATGCAGAGGTACCACCAGGAAGATCGTGGTTGGAACGATGTTGGATACAG CTTTGTGGTTGGCTCAGACGGCTACGTCTATGAAGGCAGAGGTTGGAATCACCTCGGCACACACACCAGGGGGCGCAACTCCAAAGGGTACGGCGTGTCAGTCATCGGAGACTACACCTCAAGCCTGCCCTCTCGCCACGCCATGGACCTTTTGCGTCATCGTCTTATCCGATGCGCAGTAGACGGAGGGAAACTTGAAGCCAACTTCACCATCCATGGCCACAGACAGGTGGTAAACTACACCACCTGCCCCGGAGACGCATTCTTCTCAGAAATCAGAAGCTGGGAACACTTCAGAGAATGA
- the trappc5 gene encoding trafficking protein particle complex subunit 5 yields MEARFTKGKSALLERPLSRPKTEVSVCAFALLFSEVVQYCQSRVYSVTELQARLSDMGQRVGGSLLDVLVLREKNGKRETKVLNILLFVKVSVWRSLFGKEADKLEQANDDDKTYYIIEKEPLVNTYISVPKDNSSLNCAAFIGGIVEAILTHSGFPAKVTVHWHKGTTLMIKFDEAVIARDKALEGK; encoded by the exons atggagGCTCGCTTCACCAAAGGCAAGTCCGCGTTACTGGAGCGGCCTCTGAGCCGACCGAAGACCGAGGTGAGTGTGTGCGCCTTCGCCCTGCTGTTCTCGGAGGTGGTGCAGTACTGCCAGAGCCGGGTCTACTCCGTCACCGAGCTGCAGGCTCGGCTGTCCGACATGGGGCAGAGGGTCGGGGGCAGCCTGCTGGACGTCCTGGTGCTGAGAGAGAAGAACGGCAAGAGGGAGACCAAAGTACTGAACATACTGCTGTTTGTCAAG GTATCCGTGTGGAGATCTCTGTTCGGCAAGGAGGCGGACAAGCTGGAGCAGGCCAACGACGACGACAAGACCTACTACATCATCGAGAAGGAGCCCCTCGTCAACACGTACATCTCTGTTCCTAAGGACAACAGCAGCTTGAACTGTGCCGCCTTCATCGGAGGGATCGTGGAGGCCATCCTCACGCACAGCGGCTTCCCCGCCAAGGTCACCGTGCACTGGCACAAGGGCACCACTCTTATGATCAAGTTCGACGAGGCGGTGATCGCCAGAGACAAAGCACTAGAGGGAAAATAG